The following nucleotide sequence is from Myripristis murdjan chromosome 22, fMyrMur1.1, whole genome shotgun sequence.
ccaaccccattgataaagcaagaaattccactaattaaccctgataaggcacacctgtgaagtgaaaaccatttcaggtgactacctcttgaagctcatcgagagaatgccaagagtgtgcaaagcagtaatcagagcaaagggtggctattttgaagaaactagaatataaagcatgttttcagttatttcacctttttttgttaagtacataactccacatgtgttcattcatagttttgattccttcagtgagaatctacaatgtaaatattcatgaaaataaagaaaacgcattgaatgagaaggtgtgtccaaacttttggcctgtactgtaccttATACCATTCCAGCAAAACTGCTGGGATGGTATAACCTGACTGAACCAGATGACTAAATAGACATTTATTACCAAACTGGATTCCagaatgaaactgaaactaaagaAACTATGCCTGGTAATTCTCCTTTGGTACaagctttctctttctctttcatcgATTTCTTATAAATGCAGCTCCTGACAGGACAAAGGATGATTCACTCATGAACATGCACATTCCAAGTACTGTTGTGATTGCTTCATAAGTTTaaatcatttctttatttttaataatagcAGCTGCTTCTTCAGGTTTTGTGATTCCACAATTCATAATGTCTTTAAGAAATTATGAATTGTGGaagatttctttgttttatgcGAGAAAACTGATGggtttgcagtgtttttcagttttttttgtaaGGAAAGGCGTGTAGAAACTGACTTAAACCAGAGACAGAATTTGTGCACCATCATGTGAAGGTGAACTGATTTACATATTCATCAGCTCAAGTCAGCACCTTGCAGGAGGCTGCTTCTCCCCATGCGTAATTACAATCAGTTTAATGAGTTTTAGTGCGACTCTGGTAGGATTAAGGACACATATTTGCAATTAGCATCTTGTAATGGCATAATTATGCCCCCTATCCTGTAATCCATCCTGAATTGtcatcattttttcctcaaattttatctttatttgatTGATTAACCCTCATTAATGTCAAATTCTGCTGTCTTTGACTATGTGAATGGCTTCGGACAGCTCCAGCAATTATAGTCTCATATTTGTCCTTGAGGGAAAGGTAGACAAAGGGTATATTTTATGAATTTATATTATTCTTAGAAGCCATAAATATGTGTGTGGTTTGACTGCTGCTCCTTTTCACTGTATCACAGGAATCGATGGTTgtaatgtttaattattttggataatcaatttattttaatctaaCATCGACTATTAAAGACCAATGTTCCCTCTTAGATGATGTTTTGGTGACTTGCatctaataatttatcacataGACATAATAATATTACTGTGGGTTTTAGGAGTTCTGCAGGGGCTTTTGTGTACCATGTGGTTTAATTGACTTAATCTTCCAGCATAAAGCTGAAAGTAAACAGTGTCTTCTCCCACTTCTTTTTGGGTGACCAtattgttagctcccgattcttttgttgaaagcccaagaacagaccggagtcagtcttcaattttctaatgcaatatttattatggtcacatataaagcaaggcagcgctggtctcagtgtgacagagctcccgcaggatctctatcagaatgagccccgatatcaggaaatgatacacatttatgttcttgggcttgggcctgccccgtacataggttggacttacaCGCAACCGagtataattggccagttacccagACATgaacaggccaaccactgtccatgccttttttctggaatgtgtgatgctgtgtgtgtgaatgttgactggacgtgtatctaatgcaacagacctaaataacaacatagagaaagtacatctggcttctgctgtgtctgtcctctgcttagcagtcaagctgccctgaactatgtaatacattggctaatgcaagaaacattgaactataaggccaattgtaacaataTTATTTAACCTTGTTTATTTCTCTCATGTTTTCGACAGTGTTCAAACTTGGTctaaaaacacagcactgaaaTGTATTATCCCTTTAAAGAGAAATGGCCTTCATCCAGACAGGGGCATGGCTGAGTACATGGATTCCTGCCTCAAAGCGTGACAAGTTGCTGCAGTACAAAGTAAATCTTGACACCCTTTGGCCTGACATAAAACATCCACAGACACCACCACAGAAACCATCACTGTTTCATCGTGCTACTGGAAACACTAAAAACCTGATCCCAAGTCATCACCTACCCAAATACCCGCACCTTGATATTGTCAGTTTTTGAGAGATACCTATGATTTTATCCTTTCAAACAAGCTAATGTTTTGATGAGTAGAGGACAAGTTGAATCGTTCCTACTGACTGAAGCTGTGTCACCTCATTTCCTTCATCCTCATCCACAGCTGGTTAGAGTGCAGGACTAACAGTGATCTATAGCGGTTTAAAGGCCTTTACAAGGTGAGTGATAAAACTAAGAGCTGTATCCTTGGTGGCTGGTAGCAGAAAAAGATATAATGCCCACTGCAAACGCCCATACAGTCCACTGCCTTTGGAGTGAACATACATCATTTCTCTGTCTcgatcacacacatacacacaaatgttgGCGACAGACAGCCTAGGCCTTCCCAGCCAGAAGCTGGAAATGAATCCAGGGAATTTACAGTCACTGCTATCTGAAAAAATGAGCCTTCATATGTGGGGGGACGCACACGAGGGTGTAAATAAGCAGCGGGCTAAAAGTCTGCCCAGTGGCTTGTAAATTACTGGCCTCAGAGGACAGAGTCAGCAGGACATATAGCTTCATTTAATAAGGTGTGGAGCAGAGCCAGTCAATACACAGGTTCTACTTCTGACAACCAGCCTCTGCTGTCCAGTCAAAACCttgcatctccaaaatgtcagcttctGAGCCTTGTTTTCAGGTGGGTCACCATCAAGTTAAGAGTTACTACGGTTTCACAAGACAAGTAGTGGTAGAATTAAGGGCTTCATAGGAAGTTGAAATTCTATCAAAATCCAAATTgaaggagctgcaatttttggGGGGTGCAACAGATGTTCCCTGACCGCCAAATCTCCAGATGAAAGAAGTGTTTGTTTGATACACACCCCAGCAACAATCACATCAGCATTATTttagctgtttctttttttgtgtgtgaaactgaaaattatGACACGAAAATGGTCATTCCTACTTCAATCATGAATTATATCTAACTGCACTATGATTTTTTTAGCCATATCATTCAGCCTTGGTAGAATTTTCTTGGCCCACAGAACAGTGGAGATGCAAGGTGGTTCTTATCCAACAATAGTTATGTTAAATATCAACAGGAAGTCATTGAATGGGAGTAAAATATGGCCTATCAAACAAGTACCGTGTACCGTGATTCAGCACGGTACAGGCGCAttcacgagcacatgcacgctCATGCACTCAGCgtgcggacgtaaatcatgcaactttcctcctgcctctgcaaaattgtttaatgcgcgcagcgtgattaccggcgaatggcagCATTGagcaatcaataatgaaccatgttgtctgtgtcgctgtccgttgtgctgctgcaaccgcggataaacaaaagtctgtttataatgaaagtacagcagtctgtgtgcatggagatccggcagacctggtgccggctGGCACCGCACGGGCACCGGCCGTGACACCACATGGTGCGCGGCCATCGGGTCAGgcctggtctgccggatctgacaggtgccgctccggctggcCCTaatggccctaatgtgagtaggccctAAGTGAGAGCTCAAAGTCAGTCCTGCTTCTGGGTTCACGGTAGATTGcttgtacaaaaataaaagttaaggtaaaaaaatgcattttcagatGGAAATGCGGGACAcctttcactctcacaaggccCTAGTTGgtttacttggattattttgtcactgagctccaatttgaaaatgtgttgaagcTACAGAcattcagctacaaggtaagctgaTTTGAATAATGACTGCGGTGACAgggagcacgtttacatgcacaccttattcctgtattaaccggaatattcgcaatattccggttgcgcacgtgtcatgtaaacacgcaccgaacccgattaaggtcatattccggttggagagaattccgaataagccccctggaatattcctgttccaaccggaatattggggcatgtaaccaccttagtcggaaaactccccgaaccggaatattcagtcacgactgcgcatgctcgactcacaaggaattctgtgctgtctttgttgctatggttacctgcaagcggggaaacggcagggcgaacagcagcaagagccaggagactgcagtccaccttcagctaatgaaagacttaaatatcatggagtatatcgatgggagaaaacatagaaatagcgacagaagaagaagaaaaagaagacgacgaggaagaagacttcttcgtctgtttttccggcagaccagacgcctatacgcgtactgctgccccccgcggctgagtgtcgcattacgtcagagagtggaatacgccgaaacacgggggcatgccaagtaacatgtaaacggaatattccagttggcgcggcgcagttaccttaaccggaatattgagccgaaccggaatacggtgtgcatgtaaacgtactcaggGACACTTGCGcagctgatctgaaatttggatccgtttatctgcagaatgtaatgcttcagaaacacactgaaagaAGAGGCGAGAAGGTAAAGAcaatggcagaggaggagctcaatCATGctgatacagaaatttagaaagctaagaggaggaaaacagaacAGGGTGGCTATAAACTAACTGGCGAAAAGAAGGCCCAAACACACCCTTGTAAAGAGCACAGCCCCTCATCACCAACCCCAAGAATAATTAGCCTCTGATcggacctgacctgacctgataTTCTGACCTCAGACTCATTTTGATGATACAGAGAATGCTCTTCCACATGCAAAGCTTTAATCAATCCAGGCCAAAGCTTCCATGCCAAATTTGACCAAGGGCTCAGGGCTTAGACGACAGCACTGTAACAGAGACCAAGCAGCTGAAGCGTAAGCAAAAGGCCCATACATAAGATCATTCTGTCACACTGTTATGTTTTGTCTTATCTAAGTGATAGCGGTCAAATAACGGCACTTCACTGGAGTACATAGAGAGTCTTGGGTATAATCTGAgacacagagtttttttttttttgtttttttttttggagcagtGGCTAAAAGCAGGCTGAAGTTCACCAAAGTGCTGGGGGTTGGATGCATCACCTTCAATGGGTTCATTTTTGCTTCTGTCTTCTTCCTTTGTAAAGTGATTTGCATGCTCAGTGATTGCTCagtgtttggtatttttttgttttgttttgttttgttttgttttgttttgttttgtttttctttttctttttctttttcttttttgttttgttttttggtcacaAGCAGCCAAACCTGCAGAACAGGTATTCACCAGCAGCAAGGCTTATGGAGCTGTGAAATGTGAACAATAAGTGCTTCATCCTCACATAAAACATATTTCAGAGCTCCCCTGAATGTGACAAACAGGTCAGACGATTGACAGCTCACTGGGGAATCAAGGTCCAGTCCACCTTCGCTTGTGTTTTGAAGGAGGCGACGTGCCGGCGTCCCGCTGCTGCTGCAAGGCGCTAAATCCTCATTAGATCTGACTTCACCCGGAAACAGCTGAGGTAATTAAGCCCGTGCCATCTGCGCTGGGCCgagccaggccaggccaggcaaCCTGTCAGCCACAGCcagctcagtgtgagtgtgagcaaaCAACAGCCCAGCCTCCCAGCAAAGGCTTGTGTTTCCACTTAGCAAATGAAAAACTATAGAAAATCTATATTCAACCCTTTGAATGAAATTCCCCTAatttatgcatttaaaaaaaaaaaaaaaaaatgtttaatttaattattttgttatttatttttatttttggagcaattttttggtatttgttgttgttgtttttacaattTTGGAGTAATTTGTGGtgattttatggtaattatcTTATAATTGCATTTAATTCTAAgaattattaatattttcttgtaattactGTGCTGATATTCTGCTATTTTTAAgtaatttatggaaaatgtattgtgttttatattataattactattattattgttattgatattattattgatgttatTATCATGTTGATATTAGTTATTGATTCTTGTAAGTTAATAagttattattacaattattattagtaacatcattattatttgctcattttctggtcatttttgggtaattttatgttattttcctttaatttaattttaaatatataacgtttttgaaagaaatcaagtgaatttgctgaggtttcAAAGGATCAAGTTGTATTTGTTAGTAAGATACTGTTGTTTGGCCGTCTGGAGGCACAGCAGATTAATCCACACACCATGCTCTCTTTTAAGGTCAATCCCAGCCCGAGGCCGATGTGACATGTTATCACATTCTCACTGAACTGTCAACTTGCCAAAAAAAAGGACATCAATTTGTACTTTTCCGGttggaaaatgttgtttgagaTGGCAGGTTTGTTTCCCAGGGTCAGACATCTTCATTGCAGGAGTGAGTGAATTCCATGACTGTTATACTCTTCCATTTAATCATTCATTAAAATAGTTTACCCACTGATTCAAAGACACAAGGCACTGGAGCCTATCCACCATGCACTCGGCAGTGAGCAGCAAAACATCCAGGATGGATCTCTACACCATCACAGAGTTGATATACACTTGTGCATATGCCTAATGTGTTGGCATAAACAAATTAGCTTTCATGTGTGCAAACAAAAGTGTTCTTTTGCCCCTGATTGCCGCTGTCAGACTGAAGAGCTTAGTGGTTTCTCAGCCAACATTCTCTCTGGTCCTACAAGATGAAAGGATCATAATAGTcgatttgaatgtttggcccatttgctacaatttgcccacattttacatgtcaacaaaccattcCGCAAATCATGcacaatatataatcaaaatccctccattttcaaatttgaattttagttgaaacacccactttaAACCACTTAACTGATAACTggttgtggaaagcaaaaattTCccttggggactattttccctggcataGAGGCCTATTCACTCCTCCCAGtatcaagtcatcaaaacacaacagtgctgctgcttttaggaaaactaatgtggatgactttattatggtgatggaatactggtgaaaagaaagtttgaagtctgaaagctcattttcatatcgtagtggaatgaatggaaaccaatggctggataaaagggatgaaaaatgatatgggcattcaaaaatatgacttttgctttgggaaaattagaaaaaatgtgaagaatgcacattttgtagatattacactaaacatgcaaaatcactggtgtggtctttGAGGAAGAGATGAAAATGCCCACCTGATATATCACTCTCCTTTGcccagtgtacacacacacacacacacacacacattcagtttaTCAGTAAGACCAATTTGCCAATAGCAGCTTAGGATCATATAATCTAATCAGTGATCCTGAAGTAAATATGCCCAATGAGTGTGAGAGCAACCGGTTTTCCCATGTGTTATTATGTATTTCTGTCCTCATCTGACACCTTGTCTATGTTTAAATCAAGAGGCTGAGTGATCCTGATTGGTCTGCTCCACAGCCTCACTCCCTCCAATGTTATATGCTACAATTTGCATGATGATCTAATCATATGCTTATTTTATTGTCAGCCTATAAAGTCAAGTACAGTTGCACATTGTCACAATGTTTATAAAACATTAATCCTGAATAGCTCAGACTAAAAAGTCATAGTGAAACTGATTTTGAATATCAGCCCAGTGTAGATGTGGGTTCATTGCAGCTCACAGGTTAGTTTTAAACTGAAGTGACCTTAGCAATGTTTATTACCTTATGAGTTTGTAGCTGTTTTAACAGACAACTGgctgctgttttgaattttagaaTGAGCTCAGTTATAGGCATTGTTTCCATTGCACAGATTGTAGCCTATACTGTGTCTTTTAACtgtatattgtgtgtttttctttttctttttctttttttttttttttttttttttaactcactgCCCATCTGTCATGATGCAATCCACGAGAGTTAGAGTTATGGTTTACATGTAGGCTATGTATGTCTGTTTCTGTACATTATGTAAAAACTACTATTGTACAcaaatttcccctcggggacaataaagattttccaatccaatccaaaaaaaaaaaaaaacaggtccaaaatttcctccattttttcatttacatccCCTACCTGCAAAGTGTTAGACTGTAAATTACACCACTGCCGACCCCCCTGACTCATTTGTGTCATCAATAGCAGCACGAGCCAAACTTACCGTTGAGTCCACTGCTGGCTCTGTGGAAGTGAGAGACGGACAGGTCGTCCATAGACCTTCTCAGAGATGCCATCTTGCCATCAGATGGTTTGTGGATGTGGCTGTGGTGGTGGTCGGGACTACCGACGCTCCCAGTACTAGACGTACTACTTCCATCCCCGACGTCCCGAACCGGGACTGAGCCGTTCAAGTTGCTCAGGCTGGACTGACTGTCGATGGAGCTACGGGAGCCGGCTccgctcctctcctcatccAGCATGAGCACGATCTCCTTCAGCTCCAGGTTCTCCGTCTTCAGCGCCTCCTGGCcggcctccagctccttcagcttCTGCTGGTACAGCGCCACATCTTTCCACAGGACGCTGGCCGTGTAGCGGCCGAAGCGCTGCCACTCCCGGGacagcttttttcccttttgccGGTCGTCGTCCAGAAAGCAGCAGAGCTCTCGCAGCTCGTGGTTGTCGTCCTGCAGCTTCTGGTTCACCTCTTTCAGGCTCCGGATCTCGTGGAGGTGGACTTGCAGGCTCCGGTTCACGTCCTTCATCATGTTTCCGTGCTCCAGCATCAGGTCCATGTTGCGGCTCTCCAGTCTCCTCAGCCTCCGGACCAGGTCCTCCTTCCCTAGCATCAGCAGCTCATCGTCCGTCAGCTGGCTCGCATCTGCCCCGTCCATATTCCCAGCGATTTCCAAAATTGTTCAGAAAAGCAGCTTGTAACCGAGCGTCGACGGTGATCTACAAAATAGATCCATTACAGAATACTGCTGTTAGAGGACGTGTGAATCCTAACGCACAAGCCGGCTGACCCAAATAAGCTTGAGCTGCCCTTAATACCCGCTGGAGCAAATCTCTCCTAGGTTACAGCGCAGGAGTGCTCGTGTCTTTCACTTTCAACAGCATCCACGgctcaaagttcattttcaagaCACATTAACACAACGTTTGAAGCAGGAGACCGGAGCCGGTGCCAGGACGGGATGATCAGGGGAGGAGACACAgtaacggagagagagagagagagagagagagagagagagagagagagagatccacattcaacagacagtgacacagtgtCCTCTATAGGCAGTAACAGAGTATCAGTCCTCCGTAAACAGGGGCATAACCAGTAGGCTACCTAAAAACACAGGGTGAAGTGAGCTGGGGTTGGGGGAAGACTAGGCCCAAGGttattagaaagaaaaaaaaatgttaactgaaataaaaataaaagagactttaccaaaaagaaaagaaagctaactgaaactgaatttccttcgggatgaataaagtatctatttatctatctatctgaaactgtattgtgtagaatagaatagaatagaatagaatagaatctttattgtcattgtacaagtacAATGAAATTGAATGCAATCCTTTGGTGCGTAAgtaaaagagatgaaaagaaaaaaaaaaaaaaaacctacacataggggagagtggggtaaatagtgccaatttttacttaaagtgcctttaaagcgaggggattacagtaatgcctccaactaaaatatgcacatatagtttaagatgttgtgcatccctgggaacaatcactttggatcttatataaactctttgagaaatacagctttaaaaaaaaaagtggttttgtggcacaacttgcccccggtgtggggtaaattgtgccattagagagaatacactgaggtaaattgtgccattgataattgaagtaaaacagatcattttaatctcacaaatgataatgctatataaaagcaaaacaaattaaatacaaaattatttatttaacatttatttattattttaacaagatcacaggccacttttctataacaaggcctagtgccacatgaacacatacccagaacaaaataaaaattccaaaatgagcacctgcaaatcatcttcatctgaatctgaatagttttagctgttttgagctaacatcatgctaactgtatagactcatggtgtagcttactaaagtactaaaaccttgtgtgaactgttttcaaagttttctataactgttcaaacacagcaatcaaaaaaccttgatcatagaaattttactttggagggcaaaaaatgttttttgaacttaaatgtgcttatctctcaagccatgtgtctcccttctttgcaggatgagtgaaatggatgcctcttcaaaaatatgtggtcacatgaccaacttcttctatagttttctagataacaagGGTgacactacttgccccttggcacaaattaccccactctcccctactgtaaataataataaatgtgtttacaaaactaacaaaaaaaaattataaggaaaatatttctttgtcaatttatttggttgttttgtCCTCAGTGAATACCATTTTGAAAGTCTGCTGCTTTGTTGAGCTTTTATTACACAATGTATTTTTCTAACCTTTCCAAATCTTGCCTGAAAAATACCCAATATTACAAAATAGACTACAACTAACACTGGAACTTATAGAGGCTaaactaatatatatatatatatacacacatatatatacacacatatatatatatatatatatatatatatatatatatatacatatacacacacacacacacatagatagatagatagatagataagtttaacattttaacatctttaacatttaagaaacattttcaaaaaaaagaatacaaacaAACTAGCAAATCgggtttaaaaacaaattacagtttaactgaaatttaaaacaaaaagtccaaacaaaataaaatgaaaatgaaaaatacataaatataataacCTTTGATAGGCaatatttgctttcattttattttattttttttatactttggTCATTTGATCGGGAAAAAAATGGTCTCTAGCCTCTAGATTAGAAATGAAACTGGGTTTCCCAGCTTTTTAAAAGCCCACTTCACAGTAAACGCCACTTCATTCTGTGTGTAAAAACCATCAGGAATTGCTTTAATCCAAAGGATCCTGTCAGACAAGGTGAGATCGCCCTCTGCCGGCCAACATGACAGTTTCACATGAATGACTACCCCACCtacaagcagagagaagggactaatcagtgaaatcacctggtggacttttcagttggaatgaaaaccttcaGCCTcacggccctccatggcaccagtttgacacccctggacTATgggatctatctatctatctatctatctatctatctatctatctatctatctgtctgtctgtctgtctgtctgtctgtctatatctCCCATATTATTTAGAGGTGTTACTGATATTCTGTAAATAGGGTTGTATTTTATAACTGTTGTTGccacagtgtcaacaaaaactgaacctTACAAACTCTCTTAAAaaatttgtacacacacacacacacacacacactcacacatatgctTTTACTCTGCTACTTTAACATTACTCCTAAACATGACACCAACACGGTTTTCCTGTGGTACTGACTAATTAccaagttaaagaaaaaaattatccaAATTGCTGAATAAgtaatattgaaatattaaaaaaaaaaaaaaaaaaaagatgaagaattAACAGAAAAGTTTATGAAAACTGCATTAAATAtaagaaaaatagattttttgtttttaaagaaacattAATTATTGTTATGGCACTTCATGCACAGTGACCTAACCATAATACaaccctgttttgttttgtgtaggGTATTTTATGGTAACTATGATTAATTGGTAGTAATTACAATAGGTTGTTTACCATTCATTTTCTTACGGGATGGGCATTAGAAATATAAAAGCACTAACACTGTTGTTAACGGTTAATAAGTTGTATAATTAGTGCTGTTGTGTATGGTGATGCTGTTGTAGCTGTAATCATTAAGCGAATAAAGAAGGGCTTCAACTTGGATTGAATACTGACACAGCCGCGGCTCAGTGTTCCCCGTGACTGCTGagctctctctcccattttGTGCTCGATGCCCCGGGGCAGCAGATGAGAGCAGCCTGTggtccacacacaaacacctctgCCCCGGTCTGACAACAGGAACAGACTCCAGGTcgacagaggacagacagacaacagtcCACCACGTCAGAGGAGCAAATAAAGCGGATGGTTGGGAATCAGAGCAAAGTGCACACAGGAAGCCGTTTCTGCACAACTTCTATTCCATGACTCCCAAAGCTCGCCATAATGCGGCAGGATTATGGCAAAGTCCCGGGTCGTGTGCGGGTCTCGCCGTTTGTCAGCTTCTATTTCTTGGCTTTGTGGGTCGCACCTGTAATGTTACACCCGCAGTGTTTGGATTTTAAACCTCCCTTTCGACCGCAAAAGGAGTTGGAGTTTTGCGTAACCTACAAGGAGTTTGGCTGCTGTGACTTCGAGAAAGACCAAAATCTGATGTCAAAATACTACCGGATAATGGACAATTTTGATTATTACGGCTATGCCAACTGCGCTGGAATCGTTCAAGAGCTGCTGTGCCAGGTAGGCATGCATGGGCAAAGGTCGCTTTTCCTGTTAATCCAAAACGTCTCCAATCATGCGCTGAGATGGTTTCCACAGTCAATTCAGTTGCCAAGACATGGACTCATCCAAAACACAGGAACAACCAGCTGCGTCCATCAGCGTGTAACAACACTAAAACATCTCAAAATAACATGGACCTATTCTGaatgtctttttatttgatcGATTTTGGAAATCCATGTGAAAGCTATTATCCTTAAAACCTATACCATTCACAAAGGAgatgtgaagacaaagaatttGAATGTCGAGAAGGATTTTCAAGATTTAAGAAATCTGAGATTGTGAATTGTGCTCAAACTCAATATCAGGAAGATGCATACTTTAAACATTCAGTGTATATTTATTGATCTAATCTCATAATAACCACAATAATAGGAAGAGTCAGAAAAAGATTTAAGTGCtttctgtaataataataataaaaaaagaaggaacaacagaaagacaaacacgTATTCCTCTacactgtcttttgttttgttactttGAATGGATTACAGCGGTTGGAGTCACCACAGGCCCCACCATATGATATTATCATGGGGCTGGACACCCTGGACTGGCGAATGAATGATACCTGAGTCATGATGTGATAGTATTGCGATTTTAAACATTATGTGGAGTATTGCAATAACATGTATTGTGAGATGTTTCAGCAATTCTAGGCATATTGATACAATATTGCCACACAAAATAGTGTAGTTTATGCTATATTgatttttcccccat
It contains:
- the ccdc85ca gene encoding coiled-coil domain-containing protein 85C-A, which translates into the protein MDGADASQLTDDELLMLGKEDLVRRLRRLESRNMDLMLEHGNMMKDVNRSLQVHLHEIRSLKEVNQKLQDDNHELRELCCFLDDDRQKGKKLSREWQRFGRYTASVLWKDVALYQQKLKELEAGQEALKTENLELKEIVLMLDEERSGAGSRSSIDSQSSLSNLNGSVPVRDVGDGSSTSSTGSVGSPDHHHSHIHKPSDGKMASLRRSMDDLSVSHFHRASSGLNDASASYIRQLENRVRMLEDDNKQLLSQVNGGEVKMLRKNLSFYHSESQLSQYQDSMLNGAVQTPSDEPSPTGTYLPPGHKPEAVVHAMKVLEVHENLDRQISEDYDEDLSEKEKAIVREMCNVVWRKLGDAAGSKPSVRQQLSGNQYKGPL